A single region of the Thermoplasmata archaeon genome encodes:
- a CDS encoding 30S ribosomal protein S27e gives MIPKPESKFLRVKCEDCGNTQIVFDRAASVVLCQVCGATLAKPTGGKAAIRGEVLGVLE, from the coding sequence GTGATTCCCAAGCCGGAGAGCAAGTTCCTCAGGGTCAAGTGCGAGGATTGCGGCAACACGCAGATCGTCTTCGACCGGGCCGCGAGTGTGGTCCTCTGCCAGGTGTGCGGGGCGACCCTCGCCAAGCCGACGGGTGGGAAGGCCGCGATCCGAGGCGAGGTCCTGGGGGTCCTCGAGTAA
- a CDS encoding 50S ribosomal protein L44e, with amino-acid sequence MKVPQVIRGYCPFCNKHVDLEVERVKNRPRSELRAGQRRFRRVTAGYGGFPRPKPEGREKPTKKIHLRYRCKVCKKAYQRRGIRAKKFEIIEVHK; translated from the coding sequence ATGAAGGTACCGCAGGTTATCCGAGGGTACTGCCCCTTCTGCAACAAGCACGTCGACCTCGAGGTCGAGCGTGTCAAGAACCGCCCACGTTCCGAGCTTCGCGCGGGCCAGCGGCGGTTCCGCCGCGTCACGGCCGGGTACGGGGGCTTCCCGCGGCCCAAGCCGGAAGGGCGCGAGAAGCCGACGAAGAAGATCCATCTCCGCTATCGATGCAAGGTGTGCAAGAAGGCGTACCAGCGGCGGGGAATCCGCGCCAAGAAGTTCGAGATCATCGAGGTGCACAAGTGA